One region of Anaeromyxobacter paludicola genomic DNA includes:
- a CDS encoding glutathionylspermidine synthase family protein, producing MAPRPGWQARLEGDGFPIHTPDGPYWDESACYELEPAEADALEAATNELHARCLEAVEHVIGERLYPKLGIPELAVPLIERSWNALDGQGAPSIYGRMDLAVGEGPPKLLEYNADTPTALIEAAVLQWRWLEETSPGADQLDSIHERLVAGWKDLAPYLPGPLHFSALDLPEDVLTASYLQDTAAQAGLETRFIEVRDLGWDARRRTFVDLEGAPIASLFKLYPWEWLFAEPFGAHLPEAATTFVEPPWKMILSGKGILAVLWELFPDHPNLLPAFFEPHGMDRYARKALYGREGAEVTLFEGGRAVAGGERAAFSREGFVYQARARLEPHDGKWPVVGSWLVQGEAAGIGIREGDGPITDDRSRFVPHRIR from the coding sequence GTGGCGCCGCGCCCAGGCTGGCAGGCGCGGCTGGAGGGGGACGGCTTTCCCATCCACACGCCCGACGGCCCGTACTGGGACGAGTCGGCCTGCTACGAGCTCGAGCCCGCCGAGGCCGACGCGCTCGAGGCGGCCACCAACGAGCTGCACGCCCGCTGCCTCGAGGCGGTGGAGCACGTCATCGGCGAGCGGCTCTACCCGAAGCTCGGGATCCCCGAGCTGGCGGTGCCGCTCATCGAGCGCTCCTGGAACGCGCTCGACGGCCAGGGGGCGCCCTCCATCTACGGCCGCATGGACCTCGCGGTCGGCGAGGGGCCGCCCAAGCTCCTCGAGTACAACGCCGACACCCCCACCGCCCTCATCGAGGCGGCGGTGCTGCAGTGGCGCTGGCTCGAGGAGACCTCGCCCGGCGCCGACCAGCTCGACTCGATCCACGAGCGGCTGGTGGCCGGCTGGAAGGACCTCGCCCCCTACCTGCCCGGGCCCCTCCACTTCTCGGCGCTCGACCTCCCGGAGGACGTCCTCACCGCGAGCTACCTCCAGGATACCGCCGCCCAGGCTGGCCTCGAGACGCGCTTCATCGAGGTCCGCGACCTCGGCTGGGACGCCCGCCGCCGCACCTTCGTGGACCTCGAGGGCGCGCCGATCGCGTCGCTCTTCAAGCTCTACCCGTGGGAGTGGCTCTTCGCCGAGCCCTTCGGCGCCCACCTCCCGGAGGCGGCGACCACCTTCGTCGAGCCGCCCTGGAAGATGATCCTGAGCGGCAAGGGGATCCTGGCGGTGCTCTGGGAGCTCTTCCCCGATCACCCGAACCTGCTCCCGGCCTTCTTCGAGCCGCACGGCATGGACCGCTACGCGCGCAAGGCGCTCTACGGCCGCGAGGGGGCCGAGGTGACGCTCTTCGAGGGCGGGCGCGCGGTGGCCGGCGGCGAGCGGGCCGCCTTCTCGCGCGAGGGGTTCGTCTACCAGGCGCGAGCCCGGCTCGAGCCGCACGACGGCAAGTGGCCGGTCGTGGGGAGCTGGCTCGTGCAGGGCGAGGCGGCCGGGATCGGGATCCGCGAGGGCGACGGCCCCATCACCGACGACCGGAGCCGGTTCGTGCCGCACCGGATCCGGTAG